ACAACCGTTCAGGTAATTTCCGGCAACGGCATACGCACGGTGGTGCCGCAAAAACTCACCGTGTCGACAGAGCCTGCTCCGGCAAAGCTGTTTTTACGGGTGAAACAACCGGCGCAAAAAGTTATGCTGGCGGTAGAAAGCAACGGCCAGACTTTGCTTAGTCGCAAGTTGCCTGTTGTTAAACCGGGAGAAATGATCATGGTTGAAATTCCCGCCGCTAAGCTGGCCGGAATAGAGCAGGAAATTATTATATCACTTAACCAGGGAGGCGAATGATATGAATTATAAGGAAGAAAAACTGCATTGTATTGTTTGTCCGTTGAGCTGCAGCGGCAAAATTGTTTTTCAGCGAAATGAAATTACCGATATTAGCGGATTTAGCTGCCCCCGTGGTGTTCGCTATGCTCAGGAGGAGGTAACTGCACCGAAACGAACACTGACTACCACGGTACGGGTGGAAGGCGGTGCGCTGCCCCTGCTGCCGGTTATTTCCCGTACTCCGCTGCCGAAGGAAGAAGTTTTGGCCTGTGCCCGTGCTTTGGCGGAAATCACGGTTATGGCGCCTGTTTTTGAAGGAGATATTATTACCGGTAATATATTAAATCTCGGCATTGATATTGTGGCCGCCAGAGATATTACGGCGGCGGGAGCGCCGTTATAGGCGGAGTTTCATTGTAGAGCGATTGCGCTTTTTGTCCGGTATAGCATTGCTGCTGACAGGAAGAAC
The Propionispora hippei DSM 15287 genome window above contains:
- a CDS encoding DUF1667 domain-containing protein, whose product is MNYKEEKLHCIVCPLSCSGKIVFQRNEITDISGFSCPRGVRYAQEEVTAPKRTLTTTVRVEGGALPLLPVISRTPLPKEEVLACARALAEITVMAPVFEGDIITGNILNLGIDIVAARDITAAGAPL